The following are encoded in a window of Nakamurella sp. A5-74 genomic DNA:
- a CDS encoding DUF6791 domain-containing protein, with amino-acid sequence MQHDGQLVLPINDSTGTVTDAIGDHTIWFAGQEPRDERGMSLGTPQPRDVGDGLTVDFMLSFKPASGTYPGLYEKVRHYAHILRDAARHVDSAATATPGAAFQIVEDELPLVYRDTNTTRAGLTTLNNLFRSHTVGIVGLGGTGSYILDQVAKTWVDRIILIDGDEFENHNAFRAPGAAALATLQAQRNKAEYFAEEYSRMHTGIKAYPEPLTMDNLHLLEGATFVFLAAADASERPSIMAWLRDHRIPFIDVGMGISQGDAGLTGLVKLTMHLPDSTIKLPTKAAVAPGEDDYSTNIQVADLNALNALLAVIQWKRWLGFYATHTSATEVVYKLFLNEMRNGDAE; translated from the coding sequence CTGCAACACGACGGCCAACTCGTCCTGCCGATCAACGACAGCACAGGGACGGTGACCGACGCGATCGGCGATCACACCATCTGGTTCGCGGGCCAGGAGCCGCGCGACGAACGCGGCATGTCCCTTGGCACCCCCCAGCCGCGTGACGTCGGAGACGGCCTGACCGTCGACTTCATGCTGTCGTTCAAGCCAGCCAGTGGCACCTACCCCGGCCTGTACGAGAAGGTTCGGCACTACGCCCACATCCTCCGCGACGCCGCGCGGCACGTCGACTCAGCCGCGACCGCCACGCCAGGAGCGGCGTTCCAGATCGTCGAGGACGAGTTGCCACTGGTCTACCGCGACACGAACACCACACGAGCAGGCCTGACCACCCTGAACAACCTCTTTCGCAGCCATACGGTCGGCATCGTCGGCCTGGGCGGCACCGGCAGCTACATCCTCGATCAGGTCGCCAAGACGTGGGTCGACCGCATCATCCTGATCGACGGTGACGAATTTGAGAATCACAACGCCTTTCGCGCACCCGGTGCTGCCGCACTGGCGACCCTGCAAGCCCAAAGAAACAAGGCAGAGTACTTCGCCGAGGAGTACTCGCGCATGCACACCGGCATCAAGGCGTATCCCGAGCCACTGACGATGGACAACCTGCACCTCCTCGAGGGTGCAACGTTCGTCTTCCTTGCGGCAGCCGATGCCAGCGAGCGCCCCAGCATCATGGCGTGGCTGCGCGATCACCGCATCCCGTTCATCGACGTCGGGATGGGTATCAGCCAAGGCGACGCCGGCCTGACTGGGCTCGTCAAGCTGACAATGCACCTACCGGACAGCACCATCAAACTGCCAACAAAGGCAGCCGTTGCGCCCGGCGAGGACGACTACAGCACCAACATCCAGGTCGCCGATCTGAATGCGCTCAACGCCTTGCTCGCCGTAATTCAGTGGAAACGCTGGCTGGGGTTCTATGCCACCCACACCTCAGCGACCGAGGTTGTCTACAAGCTGTTCCTCAACGAGATGCGGAACGGGGATGCCGAGTGA
- a CDS encoding DUF6527 family protein yields MPLAPGFLYISSRFSTAGHICPCGCGREVVTKLSPARYKVIFDGEISLLPSVAATGLPCNSHYFIARGEVDWHAQLDPRQAARARTADRRAVKEERDVAPAGWFARLVRKLRRSSH; encoded by the coding sequence ATGCCGCTGGCACCTGGCTTCCTGTATATCTCGAGCAGGTTCTCGACAGCAGGGCACATCTGTCCATGTGGCTGTGGCAGGGAAGTGGTCACCAAACTTTCACCAGCAAGGTACAAGGTGATCTTCGACGGGGAAATCTCGTTGCTTCCATCGGTCGCCGCAACTGGGCTGCCTTGCAACTCGCACTACTTCATCGCGCGCGGCGAAGTGGATTGGCACGCCCAGCTCGATCCTCGTCAGGCAGCGCGTGCACGCACCGCTGACCGTCGTGCCGTCAAGGAAGAGCGCGACGTTGCGCCAGCAGGATGGTTCGCTCGGCTTGTGCGAAAGCTCCGCCGATCCTCGCACTAG
- a CDS encoding alpha/beta hydrolase: MSAPRTRSTTGSGSYMAVNGIELYVEEHGEGRPLVLLHGGLGSGEMFGPVLTALAEHHRVILPDLQGHGRTADIDRPMDLGAMADDIAALIEHLGLRHPDVVGFSIGGGVALQLAARHPQAVGKLVLASAGIRRSATYPEILAQQEQVNGAAAAFMTETPMYQSYQRDAPRPEDFPGLLDKLGAWMMQDFDFTEQIRSLTMPTLIVAADADLCPPSHFVEVFALLDGGQRDGGWMNEGRPEGGHALAILPGLTHYSLSDSPLFAAAVQSFLG; encoded by the coding sequence ATGAGCGCACCACGCACCCGCAGCACCACCGGATCCGGCAGCTACATGGCGGTGAACGGCATCGAGCTGTACGTCGAGGAGCACGGTGAAGGCCGCCCCCTGGTGCTGTTGCACGGCGGGCTCGGTTCCGGCGAGATGTTCGGACCGGTGCTGACGGCCCTGGCCGAGCACCACCGGGTGATCCTGCCCGACCTGCAGGGTCACGGCCGGACCGCGGACATCGACCGGCCGATGGATCTGGGGGCGATGGCCGACGACATCGCCGCCTTGATCGAGCACCTCGGTCTTCGGCACCCGGACGTGGTCGGCTTCTCCATCGGCGGCGGCGTCGCGCTGCAGCTCGCCGCGCGGCATCCGCAGGCGGTCGGCAAGCTCGTCCTTGCCTCCGCCGGTATCCGCCGCTCCGCGACCTACCCGGAGATCCTCGCGCAGCAGGAGCAGGTGAACGGCGCGGCCGCGGCGTTCATGACGGAGACCCCGATGTACCAGAGCTACCAACGGGACGCACCGCGTCCGGAGGATTTTCCAGGGCTGCTCGACAAGCTCGGCGCCTGGATGATGCAGGACTTCGACTTCACCGAGCAGATCCGGTCCCTGACGATGCCGACCCTGATCGTCGCCGCGGACGCCGACCTGTGCCCGCCGTCCCACTTCGTCGAGGTGTTCGCGCTGCTCGACGGCGGACAGCGGGACGGCGGCTGGATGAACGAGGGCCGGCCGGAGGGCGGTCACGCCCTGGCGATCCTGCCGGGGCTGACGCACTACTCACTCAGCGACTCACCGCTGTTCGCCGCGGCTGTCCAGTCGTTCCTGGGCTGA
- a CDS encoding amidohydrolase family protein — protein sequence MRILLSGARVFDGTGSDPERADLVLDGGVITEVLADGAPPSAPVEQTHHLTGHTILPGLIDCHVHATMSGADSLRLMQEPFSYQFYAAQRNLARTLDLGITTVRDAGGADLGMQVATTEGLIDGPDLRLAVSILGQTGGHTDGWNVHGDVAHIFVPHPGRPGGIVDGPDEMRRRVRELVRAGANVIKICTTGGVLSPRDDPRHPQFAMDELDVCVSEARAAGISVMAHAQGTQGILNAVRAGVRSIEHGIYADDRCRAEMLERGTWLVPTLLAPVALIRSIDAGAAVPKAVEDKARAVVDIHREAVAAAISDGVRIAMGTDAGVFEHGLNAEELVLMVDAGMTPAQALTAATSSAAELLELPDRGRIAVGLRADLVVVDGDPYAVATHAERVRMVLQQGRVVRNSLQESH from the coding sequence ATGCGCATCCTGCTCAGCGGAGCACGCGTCTTCGACGGCACCGGCAGCGATCCCGAGCGCGCCGACCTCGTCCTGGACGGCGGGGTGATCACCGAAGTCCTCGCCGACGGCGCGCCGCCCTCCGCGCCGGTCGAGCAGACCCATCACCTCACCGGCCACACGATCCTGCCGGGCCTGATCGACTGCCACGTGCACGCCACCATGTCCGGAGCCGATTCGCTGCGCTTGATGCAGGAGCCGTTCTCCTACCAGTTCTATGCAGCGCAACGGAATCTGGCGAGAACTCTCGATCTGGGCATCACCACGGTGCGGGACGCCGGGGGCGCGGATCTGGGCATGCAGGTTGCCACCACCGAGGGGCTCATCGACGGGCCCGATCTGCGGTTGGCCGTCAGCATCCTCGGCCAGACCGGCGGCCACACCGACGGCTGGAACGTGCACGGCGACGTCGCGCACATCTTCGTGCCGCACCCGGGACGACCCGGCGGCATCGTGGACGGACCGGACGAGATGCGCCGTCGGGTCCGGGAACTGGTGCGGGCCGGCGCGAACGTGATCAAGATCTGCACCACCGGCGGTGTGCTGTCGCCGCGCGACGACCCCCGGCATCCGCAGTTCGCGATGGACGAGCTGGACGTCTGCGTCAGCGAGGCGCGGGCCGCGGGCATCTCGGTGATGGCACATGCGCAGGGCACCCAGGGCATCCTCAACGCGGTCCGGGCCGGGGTGCGCTCGATCGAGCACGGCATCTACGCCGACGATCGCTGCCGCGCCGAGATGCTGGAGCGAGGTACCTGGCTGGTGCCGACCCTGCTGGCGCCGGTGGCCCTGATCCGCTCCATCGATGCTGGGGCCGCTGTCCCGAAAGCCGTGGAGGACAAGGCAAGAGCGGTGGTCGACATCCACCGCGAGGCGGTCGCCGCGGCCATCTCCGACGGTGTCCGGATCGCGATGGGCACCGATGCCGGTGTGTTCGAGCACGGCCTGAACGCCGAGGAACTCGTCCTGATGGTCGACGCCGGGATGACGCCCGCCCAGGCGCTCACCGCAGCCACCTCGAGCGCTGCCGAGCTGCTGGAGCTGCCCGACCGCGGCCGGATCGCGGTCGGCCTGCGCGCCGACCTGGTGGTCGTCGACGGCGATCCGTACGCCGTCGCGACCCACGCCGAACGTGTCCGGATGGTGCTGCAACAGGGGCGCGTGGTGCGCAACAGCCTGCAGGAGTCGCACTGA